From a region of the Pectobacterium aquaticum genome:
- a CDS encoding DUF2502 domain-containing protein gives MFKPLVISALFVGMFAVMPAPEAKGASIDLMPGVTLNIGERDRRGNYWDGYDWRSERWWQEHRGYHRGERNQHGYYWDGWRWRDARWWRESQHDRRDYDKRRFDPPRYVDDRGPRRGDWDRRGHERGNGYYRNGWGSFRD, from the coding sequence ATGTTTAAGCCACTCGTCATCAGTGCTCTGTTTGTAGGAATGTTTGCGGTCATGCCAGCGCCAGAGGCTAAGGGTGCCAGCATCGATCTGATGCCCGGCGTCACGTTGAATATCGGCGAGCGTGACAGACGAGGTAATTACTGGGATGGCTATGACTGGCGCAGCGAGCGCTGGTGGCAGGAGCACCGGGGTTACCACCGTGGTGAACGTAATCAGCACGGTTACTATTGGGATGGTTGGCGCTGGCGCGATGCCCGCTGGTGGCGTGAGAGTCAGCACGACAGGCGCGATTATGATAAGCGCCGCTTTGATCCCCCTCGCTACGTTGACGATCGCGGGCCGCGTCGCGGTGATTGGGACAGACGCGGGCATGAGCGGGGGAATGGGTACTATCGCAATGGGTGGGGATCGTTTCGCGACTAG
- the ytfE gene encoding iron-sulfur cluster repair protein YtfE, translated as MAYRDQSLGELATAIPRATKLFRELNLDFCCGGKQTLSRAAGKKDLNIDELEAQLEKLAAQPSDARDWREAPLADIIAYIIPRFHDRHREQLPELILMAEKVERVHHDKADCPHGLANQLTAIYNELSQHMMKEERILFPMISQGMGANAAAPISVMEHEHDDAGRDVEVVKELTNSVVPPEGACNTWRALYSGINEFITDLMEHIHLENNLLFPRALRGE; from the coding sequence ATGGCATACCGCGATCAATCCCTGGGTGAGCTGGCTACCGCTATTCCGCGCGCGACCAAACTCTTTCGTGAACTCAATCTGGACTTCTGCTGCGGCGGAAAGCAAACGCTCAGCCGCGCGGCGGGCAAAAAAGATCTCAATATCGACGAGCTGGAAGCACAACTAGAAAAACTGGCCGCGCAGCCTTCTGACGCGCGCGACTGGCGTGAAGCGCCGCTGGCCGACATTATTGCGTACATCATTCCCCGCTTTCACGATCGCCACCGCGAACAACTGCCAGAGCTGATTCTGATGGCAGAAAAAGTCGAGCGCGTGCATCACGATAAAGCCGACTGCCCGCACGGCCTCGCAAACCAACTGACCGCCATCTATAACGAGCTGTCTCAGCATATGATGAAAGAAGAACGCATCCTCTTCCCGATGATCAGTCAGGGAATGGGCGCGAATGCTGCCGCACCGATTTCAGTGATGGAGCATGAGCACGATGACGCTGGACGTGATGTGGAAGTGGTCAAAGAGCTGACCAACAGTGTCGTACCACCGGAAGGTGCCTGCAACACCTGGCGTGCACTGTATTCCGGTATCAACGAATTCATTACCGACCTGATGGAACACATCCATCTGGAAAACAATTTGCTGTTCCCACGCGCACTACGCGGTGAGTAA
- a CDS encoding flavodoxin family protein: MSKAVVIYHSGYGHTQRLATAVAEGANAELIAIDAEGNISDAEWEQLTAADAIIFGTPTYMGGPTWQFKKFADASSKAWFSRSWSNKVFGGFTNSASLNGDKQVTLIYLQTLASQHGGIWVSLNQLPSNAKAAKRDDLNNLGGSVGLLAQTPSDASADEVVAGDLATGKLYGQRVADIAAKLAN, encoded by the coding sequence ATGTCAAAAGCAGTCGTTATTTATCATTCAGGCTACGGCCACACCCAGCGTTTGGCTACTGCCGTTGCCGAAGGCGCTAACGCCGAGCTGATTGCCATCGATGCGGAAGGAAATATCAGCGATGCCGAGTGGGAGCAACTCACTGCCGCTGACGCCATTATTTTCGGTACACCGACCTACATGGGTGGCCCAACCTGGCAGTTCAAGAAATTCGCAGATGCCAGCTCTAAAGCCTGGTTCTCCCGCAGTTGGAGCAACAAAGTGTTTGGCGGCTTTACTAACAGCGCCAGCCTGAACGGCGACAAGCAGGTCACGCTGATTTATCTGCAAACGCTGGCTTCACAGCACGGCGGAATTTGGGTCAGCCTGAATCAACTGCCTTCCAATGCCAAAGCGGCAAAACGCGATGATTTGAATAACCTCGGTGGTTCTGTCGGTCTGCTGGCACAGACGCCGTCTGACGCCAGCGCAGATGAAGTGGTCGCGGGCGATCTGGCGACCGGTAAGCTGTATGGTCAGCGCGTTGCTGACATCGCCGCAAAACTGGCTAACTAG
- a CDS encoding bifunctional 2',3'-cyclic-nucleotide 2'-phosphodiesterase/3'-nucleotidase — MKHSLALSLLATLVATTVHAATVDLRVLETTDLHSNMMDFDYYKDTPTDKFGLVRTASLIHAAREQATNSVLVDNGDLIQGSPLGDYMAAKGLKAGDVHPVYQAMNTLDYSVGNIGNHEFNYGLDYLHKALSGAKFPYVNANVLDAKTGKPLFTPYHIENKLVTDRDGKQHTLRIGYIGFVPPQVMVWDKANLTGKVTVEDITESAKKWVPEMRKQGADLVIVIPHSGLSAEPYKAMAENSVYYLSQIPGVDAIMFGHAHAVFPSNDFANIKGADIKQGTLNGVPAVMPGQWGDHLGVVDFTLNNDSGTWKVEQAKTEARPIYDKAQKKSLAAEDDKLVKVLSDAHQNTREFVSKPIGKSADNMYSYLSLIQDDPTVQIVNNAQRAYVEHFIQGDPDLADLPVLSAAAPFKAGGRKNDPASYVEVEKGQLTFRNAADLYLYPNTLVVVKVNGQQVQEWLECSAGQFKQIDPSKREPQSLLNWDGFRTYNFDVIDGVNYQIDVTQPARYDSECALINDKSHRIKALTFNGKSIDPKATFLIATNNYRAYGEKFAGTGEKYVAFASPDENRSVLAAYISAETQKSGEVKPQADNNWRLAPIVSDTPLDIRFETSPSEKATAFIKEKAQYPMTSVGNDETGFAVYRLDLQHAK; from the coding sequence ATGAAGCATTCACTGGCACTCAGCCTGCTTGCTACGCTGGTCGCCACGACCGTTCATGCCGCTACTGTTGATCTACGGGTATTGGAAACCACCGATCTGCACAGCAATATGATGGACTTCGACTATTACAAGGATACGCCAACCGATAAATTTGGTCTGGTGCGTACCGCCAGCCTGATTCACGCCGCGCGCGAACAAGCCACCAACAGCGTGCTGGTGGATAACGGCGATTTGATCCAGGGCAGCCCGTTAGGGGATTACATGGCGGCGAAGGGGCTGAAGGCAGGCGATGTACATCCGGTTTATCAGGCGATGAACACGCTGGATTATTCCGTCGGCAATATCGGTAACCACGAATTCAACTATGGCCTGGACTACCTGCACAAGGCGCTGTCCGGCGCGAAATTCCCTTATGTGAACGCCAACGTGCTGGATGCGAAAACGGGCAAACCGCTGTTTACGCCTTACCACATTGAAAACAAATTGGTCACCGACCGCGACGGTAAACAGCATACCCTGCGTATCGGCTATATTGGCTTCGTTCCGCCGCAGGTTATGGTATGGGATAAAGCTAATCTGACCGGAAAAGTTACCGTAGAAGACATCACGGAGAGTGCCAAAAAGTGGGTGCCTGAAATGCGCAAGCAAGGTGCCGATCTGGTGATTGTGATCCCTCACTCCGGCCTTTCTGCCGAGCCGTATAAAGCGATGGCGGAAAACTCTGTTTACTACCTCAGCCAAATTCCCGGTGTCGACGCGATCATGTTCGGCCATGCTCACGCGGTTTTCCCCAGCAATGACTTTGCGAACATCAAGGGCGCTGACATCAAACAGGGAACGCTCAACGGCGTGCCTGCGGTGATGCCAGGACAATGGGGTGACCACCTCGGTGTCGTCGATTTCACGCTGAATAACGACAGCGGCACATGGAAGGTGGAACAGGCGAAAACGGAAGCCAGACCGATCTATGACAAAGCGCAGAAGAAATCACTGGCAGCGGAAGACGACAAGCTGGTGAAGGTACTGTCCGATGCCCACCAAAATACGCGCGAGTTTGTCAGCAAACCGATCGGTAAATCCGCAGACAACATGTATAGCTACCTGTCGCTGATTCAGGACGATCCGACCGTGCAGATCGTCAATAATGCCCAGCGCGCCTATGTGGAACACTTTATTCAGGGCGATCCCGATCTGGCCGATCTGCCGGTACTTTCCGCCGCTGCGCCGTTTAAAGCTGGTGGACGTAAAAACGATCCAGCCAGCTATGTCGAAGTGGAAAAAGGCCAGCTCACGTTCCGTAACGCTGCCGATCTGTATCTCTACCCGAATACGCTGGTGGTGGTGAAAGTTAACGGGCAGCAGGTACAGGAGTGGCTGGAATGCTCTGCGGGTCAGTTCAAACAAATCGATCCAAGCAAGCGTGAACCGCAATCTCTGCTCAACTGGGACGGCTTCCGCACCTATAACTTCGACGTGATCGATGGCGTCAACTATCAGATTGATGTGACGCAACCTGCCCGCTACGACAGCGAATGCGCGTTAATCAACGATAAATCACACCGTATCAAAGCGCTGACGTTTAACGGCAAATCGATCGATCCCAAAGCGACCTTCCTGATCGCCACCAATAACTACCGCGCCTACGGCGAGAAATTTGCCGGTACGGGTGAGAAGTACGTGGCCTTCGCCTCACCGGATGAAAACCGCTCCGTTCTGGCGGCCTACATCAGCGCGGAAACGCAAAAATCGGGAGAAGTGAAACCGCAGGCCGATAACAACTGGCGTCTGGCACCTATCGTCAGCGATACGCCGCTGGATATCCGTTTTGAGACCTCACCGTCTGAGAAAGCTACGGCGTTTATCAAAGAGAAAGCGCAGTACCCGATGACGTCCGTCGGCAATGACGAAACGGGCTTTGCGGTTTATCGCCTCGACCTGCAACACGCTAAATAA
- the cysQ gene encoding 3'(2'),5'-bisphosphate nucleotidase CysQ, protein MLEPICQLARDAGAAIMQVYDGQHPVDVAHKKDDSPVTAADLAAHRVIKDGLAAAYPDIPLLSEEDPPEWEIRRHWQRYWLVDPLDGTKEFLSRNGEFTVNIALIENGQAVLGVVYVPVTGVMYSAAEGKAWKEENGQRRKITVKQAHPPLVVVSRSHADSELKDYLSQLGEHQTVAIGSSLKFCLVAEGEAQLYPRFGPTNIWDTAAGHAVAVAAGAQIHDWQGQTLSYTPRESFLNPGFRVSLF, encoded by the coding sequence ATGCTAGAACCTATTTGCCAACTGGCCCGTGATGCTGGTGCTGCCATTATGCAGGTTTATGACGGGCAGCATCCCGTGGATGTCGCGCACAAGAAAGATGATTCGCCAGTAACCGCCGCCGATCTTGCGGCGCATCGGGTCATTAAGGATGGCTTGGCTGCGGCGTATCCTGATATTCCTTTGCTGTCAGAAGAAGATCCGCCTGAGTGGGAAATCCGCCGGCACTGGCAGCGCTATTGGCTGGTCGATCCGTTGGATGGCACCAAAGAGTTCCTCAGCCGCAATGGCGAGTTTACGGTGAATATTGCGCTGATCGAGAACGGTCAGGCCGTACTTGGCGTGGTTTATGTACCGGTTACGGGCGTGATGTACTCCGCGGCGGAGGGTAAAGCCTGGAAAGAAGAGAACGGCCAGCGTCGGAAAATTACGGTGAAGCAGGCGCATCCGCCGCTGGTGGTGGTTAGCCGCTCTCATGCCGATAGCGAATTAAAGGATTATCTCAGCCAACTGGGTGAACACCAGACGGTGGCGATTGGGTCATCGCTAAAATTTTGTCTGGTGGCGGAAGGCGAAGCGCAGCTTTACCCACGCTTCGGGCCGACGAACATTTGGGATACGGCGGCGGGCCATGCGGTGGCGGTAGCGGCTGGGGCGCAGATTCACGATTGGCAGGGGCAGACTCTGTCTTACACACCGCG